The stretch of DNA AAACGCCGTCGCCTCCGCCCCGCGCCACACGTTGACTCCGGCCGGGGCGGGGGCGGCAATCTCCTCCGCGTTCACCGCCCGCACCGGCAGCCCGGCGGCCAGCACCGCCCCCCACAGCGCCCCGAGGTCGCCGCAGTCGTGCGAGTAGATCACCACGATCTCGCGTTCGGCGGCCGTCCAGGGGTGGGCGGGCAGCGGCTCGCCCAGCCGCACCCGCGCGTCGGCGGGGGTGCCCAGGGCCAGCAGCAGGGTCAGCAAGGGCGCTCGCTTCATCCCCGGCATGATGCCCGCCCGCCGCCCCGCCGCGCATGACAGCCGCGTGAGGCCCCCAGTCCGCAGGGGAAACCGGGGGCCACGGGCCGAAAGGTCAGTTCGTGTTGGAAGCAGGCTTGCTCTCGCCCGACCCCGGCACCACCGGCGCCGTGTCGGGCGTGCGGATCGCCTTGACCGCCTGTGGGTCGGGCTTCTCGTCACTCAGCGGAGCGGGGGAGGGGTCCGGCGCGTAGCCGGGCAGGTCGGTGATGGCGACCCGGCGCGGCACCACCCGCTCGGGCGGGGTGAACTCGGTTGCCATGCGGCCCGTCGTGCGGTCCACGTTGATGACCGTGGTGCGCGGGTCGGGGGTGCTCGGCGTCCAGCCGATCTCGCGGTAGACGACCGGGGGCGGCGCGTCCTCCTCGATGGCGGTGGTGGCCGCGTTCTTGAAACTCGGATCGAGGACGGCCAGCTTCACATTCGGCAGGTAGCCGGGGTCGGGGGCGTCCACGTACTGAATGCCCGGCGGCTGCACGAAGGCGGTCGGCGTGCGGCCCGCGTGCGAGATCTCCATCATCCGCTTCCAGATCGGAATGCCCACCACGCCCGAGTAGTAGTAGTCGGGGTTGGCCCCGCCCTGCTGTTTGCCGACCCACACGGCCCCGGTGTACAGGGGCGTGGTCCCCACGAACCACAGGTCCTTCACGAAGTTACTCGTGCCCGTCTTGCCCGCGACTGGCCACTCGCCGAACTTGGCTCCCTGCGCCAGCCCGCCCTGCGCGGGGGTCAGGTCGTTGACCACCCCCCGGATCATGTCCAGCCCCAGGAAGGCGACCTGCGGGGTCCAGACCCGCTTGGGCTTGGTGACCTCGTTCGCCACGTCGTACAGCACCTCGCCCCGCGCCGTCGTCACCCGCGTGACATACCGGGGCGGGCGGTACAGGCCGCCGTTGACGAAGGGCGCGTAGGCCGCCGCCATCTTGACCGGCGTAGTCTCGATGGCCCCCAGCGCCGCCGCCAGCCCGGTGCCGTCGTTGGTTTGCAACCCCAGCTCATTGAGCTTGCCGAAGAAGGTCTGCAGGCCGATGCGGTCGGCCAGCCGCACGGTCACGAGGTTCAGCGAGCGGTCGAGCGCCTCGCGGATCGTCATGTTGCGGTAGCTCACGGCCCCGGCGAAGTTCTGCGGTTCGTACACGCCCCCCTTGCAGGTGTCGCAGGGGAAGGAGACGGGCTTGTCCTCCTCGCGGTGGTCCTGCCGCAGTCCGGTCGAGAGGGCCGTCGTGTACAGCAGCGGCTTGATGGTCGAGCCGATCTGCCGCTGTCCCTGCGCGGCGTTGTTCCAGTCCTCGGGCGGCGCATTGCCGCGCAGCTTCTGGCCCACCATGCCCAGCACCTCGCCGCTGTACGGCTCGACGACCACCGCGCCCAGCGTGGCCCCCGGCGGCAGCCCGGTCGCCTCGCGGCTGGCCGTCTCCACGGCGTTTTGCACCTTGGGGTCCAGGGTGGTGTAGACCCGCAGCCCGCCGGACCCGTA from Deinococcus sp. HSC-46F16 encodes:
- a CDS encoding penicillin-binding protein, with product MPGMKRAPLLTLLLALGTPADARVRLGEPLPAHPWTAAEREIVVIYSHDCGDLGALWGAVLAAGLPVRAVNAEEIAAPAPAGVNVWRGAEATAFARRLRVGAYPTVLLVRGGRVLNAWEGTFTGNLGLKGSG
- a CDS encoding transglycosylase domain-containing protein is translated as MPLFLRFLKLTSSLLLAGGVAAAGVAATYVTKWTTELPDYRELDNLSLGAETRVFARDGAPLGTLIPKIGEQAISRTLVRLDEVSPFMTAALISNEDRRFFEHYGLDPFGIARQFQRLAQGEDLQGGSTLTNQLIKNTLLYDEYKAARTPDRKIKEWLLSVQVERAFTKEEILRNYLNAIYWGDGGPVELYGIYSAAQAYFGKTPKELSLAQSAYLTILVPSPNRYFSYDTVRPLMRVLLDRMVEDGWVTRAQADAAWKEDLQPRGWQIRYDANGDVKSAQLVDRTAKELKAVTSTRAPHFVQQVEQDLLARFGREKVYGSGGLRVYTTLDPKVQNAVETASREATGLPPGATLGAVVVEPYSGEVLGMVGQKLRGNAPPEDWNNAAQGQRQIGSTIKPLLYTTALSTGLRQDHREEDKPVSFPCDTCKGGVYEPQNFAGAVSYRNMTIREALDRSLNLVTVRLADRIGLQTFFGKLNELGLQTNDGTGLAAALGAIETTPVKMAAAYAPFVNGGLYRPPRYVTRVTTARGEVLYDVANEVTKPKRVWTPQVAFLGLDMIRGVVNDLTPAQGGLAQGAKFGEWPVAGKTGTSNFVKDLWFVGTTPLYTGAVWVGKQQGGANPDYYYSGVVGIPIWKRMMEISHAGRTPTAFVQPPGIQYVDAPDPGYLPNVKLAVLDPSFKNAATTAIEEDAPPPVVYREIGWTPSTPDPRTTVINVDRTTGRMATEFTPPERVVPRRVAITDLPGYAPDPSPAPLSDEKPDPQAVKAIRTPDTAPVVPGSGESKPASNTN